The genomic window AGCTCGTCTCCGGCTTGGGCTGCTTCGACCAGGTCCCGAACGCCCGCCCGGGTCCGACGCAACAAGCGCATCGCAAGGGAGCTTTCGGGGTGTTTTTTCAAAAGCCGTCGCGCGCGGCGCAGCACATACCGCTCCCCCACGTAGGCCTCGATACAGCCGCGGGCGCCGCAGTTGCAACGCGGACCCCGGTAGTGGATCGTCATGTGGCCGAATTCGCCCGCGCCGCCTGAGAGCCCGCGCCAAAGGCGGCCGTCTAGGACCACAGCTCCCCCCACGCCGGTGCCCAGGGTCAGGAGCAGAAAATGCCTCATTCCGCGTCCCGCCCCGAAGGCGGCCTCTCCGCGGGCGGCGGCATTGGCGTCGTTGTCGAGCGCAATCAGAGCCGGCCAGTCCAAATGAGCCCGCAGCCGGTCCACTAGGGGCACCACGGTCCAGCCGGGAAAATTCGGCGGATAAGAGACCGTGCGCCCCTCTTGGTCCACATGCCCGGCACAGCCGATCCCGATCCCCAAGGGCGGCTCCGGGGCCTCCGCCAGCAGCAGGCGCACGGCCTCGGCCATCTGCCTGATGACCCGCTCTGGCCCCTGCGCGGCCCGCGTGGGCAGTCGCATGGCGCGCACGACCCCCCGAGAAGCCTCCACAAGAGCCGCCTTCAGAAACGTGCCCCCGACGTCGAGCCCGATCGCATACGGCATGGCGCGTTCGTCTCCGACATGGGGCCGGAGCCAGCCCCGTCCAAGAAGCCCTTATTGGAGGATGCGAAACGCGTTTCGGCCCGCGAAACGAGCCGTATCCTCAAGCATCTCCTCCAGGCGCAAAAGCTGGTTGTACTTGGCCAGGCGCTCCGATCGAGAAGCGGACCCAGCCTTGATCTGCCCGCACTCGGTGGCCACGGCCAGGTCCGCGATCACGGTGTCCTCGGTCTCCCCGGAGCGATGGCTCATGATGGCCGCGTATCCGGCCCGGTGGGCCATCTGCACGGCCTCCCAGGTCTCGGTGAGCGTGCCGATCTGGTTGGGCTTGATCAGAATCGCGTTGGCCACCCCCTGCAGGATGCCCCGGTGCAGCCGGCGGGTGCTGGTCACGAACAGATCATCCCCGACCAGCTGCACCCGGTTTCCCAAGGCCTCGGTTAGCAGCTTCCAGCCCTCCCAGTCGTCTTCGGCCATGCCGTCTTCGATCGACAGGATCGGATAGCGCTCCACCCAGCGCTCCCAGAAGCGCACCAGGTCCTCGGCGGAAAGGGCCTCGCCCGTCGACTTGGCGAGCACATAGCGGCCCTGGCGACGGTCCCAGAGTTCGCTCATGGCCGGATCCAAGGCGATGAAGACGTCCTGACCGGGCTCGTAGCCAGCGGCCTCTATGGCCTGCAGGATGAGCGCGATGGCCTCTTCATTGGACTTGAGGTTCGGAGCAAAACCTCCCTCATCGCCCACGGCGGTGCTGTAATGACGCTCTTCGAGCACCTTGCGCAGGGCATGGAAGACCTCCACCCCCATTCGCAGCGCCTCTGAGAAGGAATCCGCGCCGGCGGGCGCGATCATGAACTCCTGAAAATCCACGTTGTTCGTGGCATGGCGACCACCGTTGAGGATGTTCATGAGCGGAACGGGCAGCGTACGAGCCATAGGGCCGCCCAGATACTGAAACAGGGGCTGGTTGAGCGTGGCGGCCGCGGCCTTGGCCGCAGCCAGCGAGACCCCCAGGATGGCGTTGGCCCCGAGACGGGATTTGTTCGGAGTGCCGTCTAGCTCGATGAGCGTGCGGTCGATGCGCACTTGTTCAAAGACGCTCATACCCACGATGGCCTCGGCGATCTCGTTCTGCACGCTTTCGATCGCACGGCGCACGCCTTTACCCCCATAGCGGTCCGGGTCGCCGTCGCGCAACTCGACCGCCTCGTGTTCGCCCGTAGAGGCCCCGCTGGGCACCGAGGCCCGTCCCAAGATGCCTTCGTCTGTGTAGAGCTCTACCTCCAAGGTGGGGTTTCCGCGCGAATCCAGGATCTCGCGCGCGATCACCTCCTCGATATGTGGCATAGCCATTCCCTCGCATTTAAAGACCCCGTTGAAAATGAGCCGAATCTCCGGGCAAAGGCAACCGAAAAAACGGCCCGGGCCCTTCAGGACCCGGACCGTTGGCGGGTAGGTTTGGGGAAGGGTCGTTTAGCGCACGAGGATGAGCTTACCGGCGGGCAGAGCCTCTTTTTCCGTGCGCAGCCGGTACAGGTATACGCCGCTGGCCAGCTCCTGTGCGCGCAGCTGCACGCTGTGCCATCCGGCCGAGCGCAGTTCGCCATCGAGGAGCACGCACACGCGCCGGCCCAGCAGATCGTAAAGCTCAAGCCATACGCGTTCGGCCCGGGGTAGGCCGAAGCGGATCGTGGTCACGTCCCGAAACGGATTCGGGTAAGCAGGGGCCAGCTCAAGGCGCTCCGGCACTTCGGGAGAGGTCTCTTGCGCCACGGTCGTGGCCGTGTTGCGCTCCACAAGCAAAAGGAAGCCCTCTCGGGCCCCTAAGCTCACCTCAGCCCAGGAGGCGCGCGCGTAATCCGGGCCGATCTCCTCCGGGGTCGTAAAGAGCCGCTGCGGCCAGAACAAGATGCGCCGGGTGCCGCGGATCGCCGAATCGGCGCCCGCGACATAGAGGCGCACCTTGATGCGATCTCTAAGCTCCGGACGCTCTATAGAGGCCGCGTCTACAAGGTTATAGGCCACAAGCGGGCCCAAGATCCGGTAAGAGGGCTGTAGAAAGAGGAATATGCGCACCGTATCGGCCCGCGATAGCTCTAGGCGGGGCGCAAGTCCAGAGAGAGCGTCCCGCGAAACCTGCAGCTGAGCGACGGGCCGATTCTGCAGGCGCAGCTCCCCGCGCACCACGGGCTCGGATTCAGACCGAAGGACGCTGAAGAAGCGCACCACCTCCGTCCAAGTCGAATCCGCCAAGGGGCCGTAGCGGGCTCTTATGTATCCAGAACCGGTGGGAGTAGAGGCGGATAGGGTCCAACTAAGCTGCCAGCGCCCCTGAGCGTCGGTGCGGACGGTCCAGGTGCGAACGGAATCCGCAACCTGCAGCTGTAGCTGCACCGGCGCATTCGCCACGGTTTGCCCGCCATCGGTGAGGAGCTCGCCGAAGAAGCGCAGGGTCTCACCGGGCTGATAGCGCTCCCGCTCCAGGGTGCCCGTAAGAAGCATGCCGTGGACGAAAAGCTCCACCGTACGCCGCAGTCCGTCGGCCTCGATGATTAGG from Bacteroidota bacterium includes these protein-coding regions:
- a CDS encoding MG2 domain-containing protein codes for the protein MQNAFGRYSAALVEQVSLQREFWKLRIFSPVEALAADTLGLMVGRGARGERYLGLPGAAFWEDDSLGAKILRLDPSQGPMQVMFYGSGTGPYRIELLRVDSTGQETLMRSWQGLASPQMRARLLLDPVRPEAAALEPEPPARALVLYDTLEIGAQARLRLLQPRLWRVQLRYQGQALYPPHQGRVQVEQPEIASALLRGDSLLIEPRRPGRTRLIIEADGLRRTVELFVHGMLLTGTLERERYQPGETLRFFGELLTDGGQTVANAPVQLQLQVADSVRTWTVRTDAQGRWQLSWTLSASTPTGSGYIRARYGPLADSTWTEVVRFFSVLRSESEPVVRGELRLQNRPVAQLQVSRDALSGLAPRLELSRADTVRIFLFLQPSYRILGPLVAYNLVDAASIERPELRDRIKVRLYVAGADSAIRGTRRILFWPQRLFTTPEEIGPDYARASWAEVSLGAREGFLLLVERNTATTVAQETSPEVPERLELAPAYPNPFRDVTTIRFGLPRAERVWLELYDLLGRRVCVLLDGELRSAGWHSVQLRAQELASGVYLYRLRTEKEALPAGKLILVR
- a CDS encoding ROK family protein, which encodes MPYAIGLDVGGTFLKAALVEASRGVVRAMRLPTRAAQGPERVIRQMAEAVRLLLAEAPEPPLGIGIGCAGHVDQEGRTVSYPPNFPGWTVVPLVDRLRAHLDWPALIALDNDANAAARGEAAFGAGRGMRHFLLLTLGTGVGGAVVLDGRLWRGLSGGAGEFGHMTIHYRGPRCNCGARGCIEAYVGERYVLRRARRLLKKHPESSLAMRLLRRTRAGVRDLVEAAQAGDELARAVLAEAGRLLGYALASAVHLLDVRCIIVGGGVAQAGGLLLEPAQAALLERLMPPFRDGLELRPAALGNQAGVLGAAQLIFERACAGP
- the eno gene encoding phosphopyruvate hydratase, coding for MPHIEEVIAREILDSRGNPTLEVELYTDEGILGRASVPSGASTGEHEAVELRDGDPDRYGGKGVRRAIESVQNEIAEAIVGMSVFEQVRIDRTLIELDGTPNKSRLGANAILGVSLAAAKAAAATLNQPLFQYLGGPMARTLPVPLMNILNGGRHATNNVDFQEFMIAPAGADSFSEALRMGVEVFHALRKVLEERHYSTAVGDEGGFAPNLKSNEEAIALILQAIEAAGYEPGQDVFIALDPAMSELWDRRQGRYVLAKSTGEALSAEDLVRFWERWVERYPILSIEDGMAEDDWEGWKLLTEALGNRVQLVGDDLFVTSTRRLHRGILQGVANAILIKPNQIGTLTETWEAVQMAHRAGYAAIMSHRSGETEDTVIADLAVATECGQIKAGSASRSERLAKYNQLLRLEEMLEDTARFAGRNAFRILQ